A single Ignavibacteriales bacterium DNA region contains:
- a CDS encoding CDP-alcohol phosphatidyltransferase family protein, which translates to MIRELFQISNLLSLLRIFLVIPFWLMMEASVYDQNRIILIGLCLFAGVTDILDGYLARKLNQITELGKILDPLADKICVAAIFLKLYLLGEIPLFLTAVVVGRDVLIVIAALLVSKRIKKVLPSNMLGKITVLVICFYILIVLYGVPKDHMLNMSFLYASVSMIFISLIGYGIRAKEFVEKD; encoded by the coding sequence ATGATAAGAGAATTATTTCAGATATCCAATCTATTAAGTCTTCTAAGAATATTTCTGGTCATTCCATTCTGGTTGATGATGGAGGCATCTGTTTACGATCAAAACCGTATTATTCTGATAGGACTTTGTCTTTTTGCAGGCGTGACTGATATATTAGACGGATATCTTGCAAGAAAGCTGAATCAAATAACTGAATTAGGAAAAATACTTGATCCTTTAGCAGATAAAATATGTGTCGCCGCTATCTTTCTGAAACTCTATCTCCTCGGTGAGATTCCGCTGTTCCTAACTGCGGTTGTGGTAGGCAGGGATGTTCTTATTGTGATTGCTGCTTTATTGGTATCTAAAAGGATTAAAAAAGTTCTTCCGTCCAATATGCTGGGAAAAATAACTGTCTTAGTTATCTGTTTTTACATTTTAATAGTGCTTTATGGCGTACCTAAAGATCATATGCTTAATATGTCTTTCCTTTATGCCAGTGTAAGTATGATATTTATATCTCTGATTGGTTACGGTATCCGGGCTAAGGAATTTGTGGAGAAGGATTAA
- a CDS encoding acetyl-CoA C-acetyltransferase, producing the protein MKKVVITHLTRTAIGSFNGSLAAFTAPQLGSVVIKKLMETSGLKHDAVDEVIMGNVLSAGIGQAPARQAALFAGLPEKTETMTINKMCGSGLKAVMLAAQAIQTGDADVIIAGGMESMSNAPYLLSKARSGYKLGHGQLLDSMIIDGLWDVYNNIHMGSCAEKCAKDFNMTRKEVDDFAIQSYKHAQEAQKNGKFKDEITPVEIKTKDGVTYFETDEDVNKVNFDKMPGLRPVFEKDGVVTAANASNLNDGAAAVIVTSEEKAKELGLRPAFEIIAQSSAAKAPVDFTTAPADAILKVLKKANLSANDIGLYEINEAFAVVSLAVNKLAGLNPDKVNVNGGAIAMGHPIGASGARILATLGYEMKRRNTEFGLASLCIGGGEASAVIIRNLQ; encoded by the coding sequence ATGAAAAAAGTAGTAATAACTCATTTAACAAGAACTGCAATTGGTTCCTTTAACGGATCACTTGCTGCATTTACCGCACCCCAGTTGGGCAGTGTTGTCATCAAAAAACTTATGGAAACCAGCGGGCTTAAACATGATGCCGTTGATGAGGTTATCATGGGAAATGTTCTTAGTGCCGGCATCGGACAGGCGCCTGCAAGACAAGCAGCTCTGTTTGCAGGATTACCTGAAAAAACGGAAACAATGACAATCAATAAAATGTGCGGCAGCGGATTGAAAGCAGTTATGCTTGCAGCACAGGCCATTCAGACCGGGGATGCTGATGTAATTATAGCCGGAGGAATGGAGAGTATGTCAAATGCGCCATACCTTCTCTCTAAAGCACGCAGCGGGTATAAACTTGGCCATGGTCAGCTTCTTGACTCCATGATTATTGACGGCTTATGGGATGTATATAATAATATTCATATGGGCAGTTGCGCTGAAAAATGTGCAAAAGATTTTAATATGACAAGAAAAGAAGTTGATGATTTCGCGATACAATCTTATAAACATGCGCAGGAAGCTCAGAAGAATGGAAAATTCAAAGATGAAATAACTCCGGTTGAAATTAAAACTAAGGATGGTGTAACGTACTTTGAAACTGATGAAGATGTAAATAAAGTAAATTTTGATAAAATGCCCGGACTACGTCCGGTATTTGAAAAAGACGGTGTGGTAACAGCTGCAAATGCTTCAAATCTTAATGACGGAGCTGCTGCTGTAATCGTAACCTCTGAAGAAAAGGCAAAGGAATTAGGTCTCAGGCCTGCATTTGAAATTATTGCACAGTCATCAGCTGCAAAAGCACCTGTTGATTTCACAACAGCTCCTGCTGATGCAATCTTGAAAGTACTTAAAAAGGCAAATCTTTCTGCAAACGACATCGGACTTTATGAGATAAATGAAGCATTTGCAGTAGTTTCACTTGCGGTAAATAAACTGGCAGGACTCAATCCTGATAAAGTGAATGTGAATGGTGGAGCTATTGCCATGGGGCATCCAATTGGTGCCAGCGGAGCAAGAATACTGGCAACTCTTGGCTATGAGATGAAAAGAAGAAACACGGAATTTGGACTCGCCTCCCTATGCATCGGAGGGGGAGAGGCATCTGCAGTTATCATAAGAAATTTACAGTAA
- a CDS encoding MerR family transcriptional regulator: MVKDYNIQKLYYSISEVSKITEVEDYVLRYWETEFDGLKPQKNRSGNRAYTNQDIQLILVIKELIREKKYTIEGAKQILTEVATLEELKKYESKNPPDKPLEPLKNFQKTSIQSDLLEIRTILEDILKKL, from the coding sequence GTGGTAAAAGACTATAATATTCAAAAACTGTACTACTCAATCAGCGAGGTAAGCAAGATTACCGAAGTTGAGGATTATGTGCTTCGTTACTGGGAGACTGAGTTTGACGGTCTGAAACCTCAAAAAAACAGATCCGGAAACAGAGCGTATACCAATCAGGATATTCAGCTTATTCTTGTTATTAAAGAGCTGATCAGAGAAAAGAAATACACCATTGAGGGTGCAAAGCAGATTCTGACTGAAGTTGCTACATTAGAAGAACTCAAGAAGTATGAATCTAAAAATCCTCCGGATAAGCCTCTTGAACCGCTCAAGAATTTTCAGAAAACCAGTATTCAGTCAGATTTGCTTGAGATCAGAACCATACTGGAAGACATACTCAAAAAATTATAA
- the ftsY gene encoding signal recognition particle-docking protein FtsY, translating into MGFFGNFSLSKLKDGLSKTRDKIVNSITETVTGKAVLDNTTLESLEEKLIQSDFGAETSERIITSVRGKIVQSKTRTSEELISAIKEVCIEILSETGADTSYDLLDLSSRPKIILVMGVNGAGKTTTIGKLANNLKKEGLKVVVGAADTFRAAANNQLEVWAQRAGVKIIQKEKSDPSSVVFETVDFALKEKYDVVLLDTAGRLHTKSELMEELKKIDRVIKKLVPSAPHEVFLVLDGNSGQNTLVQMEEFNKAIKVTGLIITKLDGTAKGGALLQISSKYKIPVRFIGVGEGIDDLQNFDPQSYVSAIFGN; encoded by the coding sequence ATGGGTTTTTTCGGAAATTTCAGTTTATCTAAACTTAAAGACGGTCTTAGTAAAACCAGAGACAAAATTGTCAATTCAATTACCGAAACAGTCACCGGTAAGGCAGTTCTTGACAATACTACTCTGGAATCACTTGAAGAAAAATTAATTCAGAGTGATTTTGGCGCTGAGACATCGGAGAGAATAATTACCTCCGTAAGAGGAAAAATAGTTCAGTCTAAGACAAGAACTTCAGAGGAGCTGATTTCTGCAATAAAAGAGGTTTGCATAGAAATTCTCAGTGAAACCGGAGCAGATACTTCTTATGATCTGCTTGATCTCAGCAGCAGGCCTAAAATCATTCTTGTAATGGGTGTGAACGGCGCCGGAAAAACAACTACCATTGGCAAACTTGCAAATAATCTTAAGAAGGAAGGGCTGAAAGTCGTGGTAGGTGCAGCTGATACATTCCGCGCTGCTGCGAATAATCAGCTTGAAGTCTGGGCTCAAAGGGCAGGAGTAAAAATTATCCAGAAAGAAAAATCTGATCCATCCTCAGTGGTCTTTGAAACCGTTGATTTTGCTCTTAAAGAAAAATATGATGTTGTTTTGCTTGATACTGCCGGAAGGCTGCATACCAAGTCTGAACTGATGGAAGAGCTGAAAAAGATTGACCGGGTTATTAAGAAGCTTGTACCTTCTGCACCGCATGAGGTATTCTTAGTTCTTGACGGAAATTCAGGACAGAATACTCTGGTACAGATGGAAGAGTTTAATAAAGCAATTAAAGTAACGGGCCTGATCATTACAAAGCTTGATGGTACAGCTAAAGGTGGAGCTTTATTACAGATTTCCTCTAAATATAAAATTCCGGTTCGATTTATCGGAGTAGGTGAGGGGATTGATGATCTCCAGAATTTTGATCCTCAGTCTTATGTAAGCGCTATTTTCGGAAACTGA
- a CDS encoding amidophosphoribosyltransferase — protein sequence MKIDSYQNDKPKSFCGIFGVYGTPFASIDTYYGLHALQHRGQEASGIITRNQTDSGKIVFNIQKGDGLVSEVFPDQSTLTSHLCGNAAIGHNRYSTTGSSFHGKNIQPLYVNYRNGNLAVAHNGNLTNETQLRNQLVHEGSIFQTTTDTEVILHLIAKSRLDNQIDQIQEALGKIEGAYCLLLLTDDKLIAARDPNGFRPLALGKKDNSFVIASETCAFDMISAEYIRDIEPGEIVVIDDEVISTGEIKSYRLNQPAAEKKHCIFEFVYFSRPDSRIFGHSVDKIRRRLGKILADYHPVKDPDGEKVIVISVPDSSNTAALGYATRLQDNGINAKLEIGLIRSHYIGRTFIQPGQTKREMDVRIKFNVVKGVIEGKTVVVIDDSIVRGTTSKLLINLIRSAKPKQIHMRISSPPISSPCYYGMDFPSKGELIANKMNGSIDAIREYLGVESLEYLTPDELLKSVYEENPDNFCTACFTGNYPLSVNAQFNKEMHES from the coding sequence ATGAAAATAGACAGTTACCAGAATGATAAGCCAAAATCCTTCTGTGGCATTTTTGGAGTGTATGGAACCCCCTTTGCATCAATTGATACCTATTATGGTTTGCATGCCCTGCAGCACAGAGGACAGGAAGCTTCCGGTATAATCACCAGAAACCAGACTGACAGCGGGAAAATTGTTTTTAACATTCAAAAGGGAGACGGATTAGTTTCGGAGGTTTTTCCGGATCAGTCAACCCTCACCTCACACCTCTGCGGTAATGCTGCAATCGGGCACAACAGGTATTCTACAACAGGCTCATCGTTCCATGGTAAAAACATACAGCCGCTTTATGTGAATTACAGAAATGGCAATCTCGCCGTAGCGCACAATGGCAATCTTACAAATGAAACGCAATTACGAAATCAGCTGGTTCATGAGGGCTCGATCTTTCAGACTACTACAGATACTGAGGTTATTCTCCATTTAATAGCAAAGAGCCGGCTTGATAATCAGATTGATCAGATTCAGGAAGCTCTTGGGAAGATTGAAGGTGCATACTGCCTTTTATTGCTTACGGATGACAAACTGATTGCGGCACGTGATCCGAACGGATTCAGACCGCTAGCTCTGGGAAAGAAAGATAATTCGTTTGTGATTGCATCAGAAACCTGTGCTTTTGATATGATTTCCGCGGAATATATACGGGATATTGAACCGGGAGAAATAGTTGTAATAGATGATGAAGTCATCTCGACAGGGGAAATAAAATCTTACAGACTAAACCAGCCCGCAGCTGAAAAAAAACACTGTATATTCGAATTTGTATATTTTTCACGGCCGGACAGCCGGATCTTCGGACACAGCGTTGATAAAATCAGGAGAAGACTCGGTAAGATTCTTGCTGATTATCACCCGGTCAAAGACCCTGATGGTGAAAAAGTAATTGTTATAAGTGTGCCGGACAGCTCAAATACAGCAGCGCTCGGTTATGCTACTCGTCTTCAGGATAACGGAATAAATGCCAAACTTGAAATTGGACTAATACGCAGTCACTACATCGGAAGGACTTTTATCCAGCCTGGACAAACAAAGCGGGAAATGGATGTACGAATAAAATTTAATGTTGTTAAGGGTGTTATTGAGGGTAAAACCGTAGTTGTTATTGATGATTCAATTGTAAGAGGAACAACTTCCAAACTGTTAATAAATCTCATCCGGTCTGCTAAGCCAAAGCAGATACATATGAGAATATCTTCACCTCCGATTTCAAGCCCCTGTTATTATGGAATGGATTTTCCAAGCAAAGGTGAACTTATTGCGAATAAGATGAATGGTAGCATTGATGCAATAAGAGAATACCTTGGCGTTGAATCGTTGGAGTATCTTACCCCTGATGAACTTCTGAAATCAGTTTACGAAGAGAATCCTGATAATTTTTGTACTGCTTGTTTCACAGGGAACTATCCGCTGTCAGTTAATGCTCAATTTAACAAAGAGATGCATGAATCTTAA
- a CDS encoding S8 family serine peptidase, whose product MNLKSILFLLFISSHLFAQQSWFVKFTDTTDKQLIQTAVEEMNLLSRNKSLSPDSYKVTYLANGMAREIHGLDRIIKITSNTSFDLDESWFDSKLAGGIEYLQPAVIYKVDSNPNDSLYASQWALTKIQAPAAWQLTGTEDSIIVAIIDTGIDYLHPDLTNKIHFNSGETGTDAFGNDKRFNKIDDDGNGFIDDYMGWDFTDRNGFPYDSTGGDYLNWDNDPLDDNIFSHGTAVAGIIGAQTNNLSGIAGTAPGVRLMNLRSFDPDGFGEEDDVASALLYAVLNGAKVVNMSFGDNSFSYVLRDVIRYAYSRNVVLVASSGNSNSTSPHYPSGYSEVICVGNSTSEDYVASSSNYGSTLDLVAPGTSILTTIRKGKYSEFNGTSAAAPFVAAAAALVLSKGNFTNEEVKQIIKSSADDLGEPGWDLRSGSGRLNLLKAIAQLGASIVKFDFPLQDHAVVNDTLTVTATVLSPNFRNYTISFGTGLNPVVWEEIIPISTRQVFRENVYTLFLTGMPDTVYTLRLRMLQSNGFYLEERVNFRKSSSAPSGELVSLIPAYYGNKASLVSAFFTREPSIVKMYYRTEGSGVFSSVSLDAFTQNNFFVKRLHYGFTPPGFTEFNKTYEVYYETINVAGLSSILKDSSGNYFRIKTLSSFNLREHTQLSYSLPSGALFNEPVSVSSPNQVFYSDLRNLSRTYLYTLDATGLSLTDSISERIIKDFGDFNNNGKKDILANWGRDGFILEQETNSGSSFRDIIKRENSRSWPVMAEDIDFDGKTEILFIADDTTGYITRINSSGTLDSVSKFYNFSPFGFGGNAFDYPAAVTGDISGDGIDELIMTDSDGDVLVYRIINNTAVPDSNYSFSTGFLSSSAYLAAGDYNGDGIKDFALLLQSVPELDIARFHRLIVFSYLPGSLLIHLDQAFVDPSGEFNLFSRKAYNTVKLTDLDADGKDELILFAFPYSYIMQYQTGGSDVIFYRDGVNSNSVFTGDLNNNGLIEFAVSEIDSLRFYEFQSSNVIPFALKGYSTLDSVVFLNWKNTTGNVYIFRGEEGESLSILDSVSGMSYFDRSAVLGKSYNYTVSKSNVLLPGNSPGNILVYHHLPGRLLSHQVVTPKSIRLNFSERINTTIPNPEVFKLLSSGGLNRLSSITPYDQFSYLVSFSEQFADTNVLIWDDLRDYFGAPIVSDSLRFVYTPVTQSGGLYIVSSSIIDQYTIELEFNYPVDSTQAFKTENYIFSPANAISSIRFADNSKKKIYLSTRGNKPVGSLGLEYRLQVKNLFSDAASGNLPVLSESGSIVILSSFESDLSNVYVYPSPASLQRTSVITFANLPQRAKIYIYSLTGKSVNELTERDGNGGLTWNLRDRNNEVIPSGVYFYKIIQTDAEGNELSSKIEKFTVVR is encoded by the coding sequence ATGAATCTTAAATCAATTTTATTTTTATTATTCATCAGCTCTCATCTGTTCGCCCAGCAGAGCTGGTTTGTCAAATTTACAGATACAACAGATAAACAATTAATTCAGACTGCTGTTGAGGAAATGAATCTTCTCAGCAGAAATAAATCTTTAAGTCCGGATTCGTATAAAGTAACATATCTTGCCAATGGAATGGCAAGAGAGATACATGGCTTAGACAGAATAATTAAAATTACAAGTAATACTTCATTCGATCTGGATGAATCATGGTTTGATTCAAAACTGGCCGGCGGTATTGAATATCTGCAGCCTGCAGTAATCTACAAAGTTGATTCAAATCCAAATGACAGTTTATATGCTTCGCAATGGGCTTTAACAAAAATACAGGCACCTGCTGCCTGGCAGTTAACCGGTACCGAAGACTCAATCATAGTTGCGATTATTGATACGGGGATTGATTATCTCCATCCTGATCTGACGAACAAAATCCATTTCAATTCTGGCGAAACCGGTACTGATGCTTTTGGTAATGATAAGAGATTCAATAAAATTGATGACGACGGGAATGGATTTATTGACGATTATATGGGGTGGGATTTTACAGACCGTAATGGATTTCCATACGATTCTACCGGCGGTGATTATCTGAACTGGGATAATGATCCTCTTGATGATAATATTTTTTCACATGGTACCGCAGTTGCTGGTATTATCGGAGCTCAGACTAATAATTTAAGCGGTATAGCAGGTACTGCTCCGGGAGTCCGGTTAATGAATCTCCGTTCGTTTGATCCTGATGGCTTTGGCGAAGAAGATGATGTGGCATCGGCACTTCTCTACGCAGTTCTGAATGGTGCTAAAGTCGTAAACATGAGCTTCGGTGATAATTCATTTTCATATGTATTAAGGGATGTTATCAGATATGCTTACAGCCGCAATGTAGTCCTTGTCGCCAGTTCTGGAAATTCTAATTCCACATCACCTCATTATCCAAGCGGTTATTCGGAAGTTATCTGTGTAGGCAATTCAACAAGTGAAGATTATGTTGCATCCTCCTCGAATTACGGCTCTACCCTTGATCTTGTTGCTCCCGGAACTTCAATCCTAACCACGATAAGAAAAGGGAAGTACTCAGAATTTAATGGGACAAGTGCTGCAGCTCCTTTTGTAGCCGCCGCCGCAGCTTTAGTCCTTTCAAAGGGTAATTTTACAAATGAAGAAGTAAAGCAGATCATTAAATCATCAGCCGATGATCTTGGAGAACCAGGCTGGGACCTGAGAAGCGGTTCAGGAAGACTCAATTTGTTAAAAGCAATTGCTCAGCTTGGAGCAAGTATTGTCAAGTTTGATTTTCCGCTGCAGGATCACGCGGTAGTAAATGATACCCTTACGGTTACTGCTACAGTGCTTTCACCCAATTTCAGAAATTATACGATATCCTTTGGCACGGGTCTCAACCCTGTGGTATGGGAAGAAATTATTCCAATCTCAACGCGACAGGTTTTCCGGGAGAATGTTTACACTCTTTTTTTAACCGGTATGCCCGATACAGTATACACACTCCGGTTAAGAATGCTGCAATCAAACGGTTTTTATCTCGAAGAGCGTGTTAACTTCAGGAAAAGCAGTTCAGCACCTTCAGGAGAACTTGTATCACTTATACCTGCTTATTATGGTAATAAAGCATCCCTGGTGAGTGCCTTTTTTACCAGGGAGCCTTCAATTGTTAAGATGTATTACAGGACCGAAGGATCAGGGGTTTTCTCGTCAGTATCTCTTGACGCCTTCACTCAGAATAATTTTTTTGTAAAACGCCTGCATTATGGGTTCACTCCTCCTGGTTTTACCGAATTTAATAAAACCTATGAAGTATATTATGAAACAATTAATGTGGCAGGGTTATCTTCTATTCTGAAGGATTCAAGCGGAAATTATTTTCGAATTAAAACACTTTCGTCGTTCAACCTGAGAGAACACACGCAACTCAGTTATTCATTGCCATCAGGAGCCTTGTTTAATGAACCGGTCTCCGTTTCTTCACCTAATCAGGTATTCTACTCCGATCTGCGCAATCTTTCACGGACATACTTGTATACACTCGACGCAACAGGGTTAAGTTTAACTGACTCGATTAGTGAAAGAATTATTAAAGATTTTGGGGACTTTAATAATAACGGGAAGAAGGATATTTTGGCCAACTGGGGGCGTGATGGATTTATCCTCGAACAGGAAACAAACTCAGGTTCATCCTTCAGGGATATCATAAAAAGAGAAAATTCCAGATCATGGCCTGTAATGGCTGAAGATATTGATTTTGACGGTAAAACCGAAATACTCTTTATCGCAGATGATACTACCGGCTATATTACCAGGATAAATAGTTCAGGTACACTGGATTCTGTATCGAAATTCTATAATTTCAGTCCGTTTGGTTTTGGCGGTAATGCATTTGATTATCCCGCTGCTGTTACGGGAGATATAAGCGGAGATGGGATTGATGAACTCATAATGACCGACAGTGACGGAGATGTTCTTGTATACAGAATTATCAATAATACTGCTGTCCCGGATTCTAATTACTCATTCTCGACTGGTTTTTTATCCTCATCCGCCTATTTAGCGGCAGGGGATTACAATGGAGATGGTATTAAGGACTTTGCACTTCTGCTGCAATCAGTTCCAGAACTGGATATTGCAAGATTCCACCGACTTATTGTATTTTCTTATCTGCCGGGCAGTTTGCTCATTCATCTGGACCAGGCATTTGTTGATCCGTCAGGAGAATTTAATTTATTCTCAAGAAAAGCATATAACACAGTAAAGCTGACAGATCTTGATGCTGATGGAAAAGATGAACTTATCTTATTTGCTTTTCCATACAGCTACATCATGCAGTATCAAACAGGGGGAAGTGATGTTATTTTTTACAGGGATGGCGTAAATTCGAACTCGGTCTTTACCGGCGATCTTAATAATAATGGTTTAATAGAATTTGCTGTTTCAGAAATTGATAGTCTCCGGTTTTATGAGTTCCAGTCTTCAAATGTGATACCCTTTGCTCTGAAAGGGTACAGTACTCTGGATTCAGTTGTCTTTCTTAACTGGAAAAATACAACTGGAAATGTATATATTTTCAGAGGAGAAGAAGGTGAATCTCTCAGTATTCTTGATTCCGTTTCAGGGATGAGTTATTTTGACAGATCTGCAGTATTAGGCAAATCCTACAATTATACTGTTTCAAAAAGTAATGTGCTTCTTCCCGGCAATAGTCCGGGGAATATACTGGTTTATCATCATTTGCCAGGTCGGTTACTTTCGCATCAGGTAGTTACTCCCAAAAGCATACGTCTGAATTTTTCAGAAAGAATTAATACTACCATCCCAAATCCTGAAGTGTTTAAGCTTTTATCTTCTGGTGGCTTGAACAGGCTCTCGTCAATCACTCCCTATGATCAGTTTAGCTATCTGGTGAGTTTTTCTGAGCAGTTTGCAGATACTAACGTGTTAATCTGGGATGACTTAAGGGACTACTTTGGTGCTCCGATAGTTTCTGATTCACTACGTTTCGTTTATACACCCGTTACCCAATCCGGCGGATTGTATATTGTTTCTTCGTCTATAATTGACCAATACACTATTGAACTTGAGTTTAACTACCCGGTTGACAGTACTCAGGCATTCAAAACAGAAAATTATATTTTTTCTCCAGCTAATGCAATATCCTCAATCAGATTTGCTGATAATTCAAAAAAGAAAATCTATTTATCAACAAGAGGAAATAAGCCGGTCGGCAGTTTAGGTCTTGAATACAGACTTCAGGTAAAAAATCTGTTTTCTGACGCAGCATCCGGTAATCTTCCGGTGCTTAGTGAGTCGGGGAGTATTGTCATCCTGTCTTCATTTGAAAGTGACCTTTCGAATGTATATGTCTATCCGTCTCCGGCATCCTTGCAGCGAACAAGCGTAATTACTTTTGCCAATCTTCCTCAAAGAGCTAAAATTTATATTTATTCGCTGACAGGAAAGTCTGTTAATGAATTGACTGAAAGAGACGGTAACGGGGGATTGACATGGAACTTACGAGACCGAAACAATGAAGTAATACCAAGCGGGGTTTATTTTTATAAAATCATTCAAACCGATGCTGAGGGTAATGAATTATCCTCAAAAATTGAAAAGTTTACAGTGGTCAGGTAA
- a CDS encoding 3-hydroxybutyryl-CoA dehydrogenase, translating to MKKVAVIGAGTMGNGIAQVFASKDFSVQLIDQNEKLLEKGLQNISGSLDRIIKKGNLTEEQKVRIIGNITSGSSLHNISPDSDLIIEAVFENKAVKQEIFGTLEKTVKKECIFASNTSSISITEIGSVCRQDRFIGMHFMNPVPVMKLVEIIRGYATSDETYQAIKDISIALDKVPVEVRDYPGFISNRILMPMINEAIYCLMEGVANKEDIDTVMKLGMAHPMGPLTLADFIGLDVCLAIMEVLYNGFSDSKYRPCPLLKQMVASGKLGRKTGEGFFKY from the coding sequence ATTAAAAAAGTTGCAGTAATTGGTGCAGGAACTATGGGGAATGGAATAGCCCAGGTTTTTGCAAGTAAAGATTTCTCTGTTCAGCTAATTGATCAGAATGAAAAACTTCTCGAAAAAGGACTTCAGAATATTTCCGGAAGTCTGGATCGAATCATTAAAAAGGGAAATCTTACCGAGGAACAAAAAGTCCGGATAATTGGAAATATCACCTCTGGCTCAAGTTTACATAATATAAGTCCTGATTCCGACCTTATTATTGAAGCAGTTTTTGAGAATAAAGCTGTTAAACAGGAAATATTTGGAACTCTCGAAAAGACCGTTAAAAAAGAGTGTATTTTCGCATCCAATACAAGTTCTATCTCAATCACTGAAATTGGCTCTGTATGCCGTCAGGATCGTTTTATTGGCATGCATTTTATGAATCCGGTTCCTGTAATGAAACTTGTTGAAATTATCCGCGGATATGCGACCAGTGACGAAACCTATCAGGCCATAAAGGATATTTCTATTGCACTCGATAAAGTACCTGTTGAAGTAAGGGATTATCCTGGATTTATCTCGAACAGAATACTTATGCCAATGATCAATGAGGCCATCTACTGTCTGATGGAAGGTGTTGCGAACAAGGAAGATATTGATACCGTAATGAAACTTGGTATGGCTCATCCCATGGGACCTCTCACACTGGCTGATTTCATCGGCTTGGATGTCTGTCTTGCAATAATGGAAGTGCTGTATAATGGGTTTTCTGACTCAAAATACAGACCTTGTCCGCTGTTAAAGCAGATGGTTGCCTCTGGAAAGCTCGGCAGAAAAACAGGAGAAGGCTTCTTTAAGTACTAA
- a CDS encoding diacylglycerol kinase family lipid kinase, with protein sequence MKTVLLVNPVSGKGYTKKILPEIENKLSALGINHSVVFSEKPKHFFHEFPKLDLAETDFITVVGGDGFMNEIVNGFSERAKIPFLLIPAGSGNDIGRSLDISVRKFLEISDFKIFRKPFDILELTYNSFPDGSLIKRKFLSSCGAGFDAEVSKLSSENKVLRGLILYLYSTLKALLKLKQYRGKVLYGEGEITGDFTLITTGNTSTAGGGFKLTPHAVIDDGLADVMIAGKCSRAKLLQILPLAIIGKHIHRPEVTYIRTQFLKLSTENNVPLHSDGEFLSPSANNIEIHLFPEKITFIVY encoded by the coding sequence ATGAAAACAGTATTACTTGTTAATCCGGTTTCAGGAAAAGGGTACACAAAAAAAATCCTCCCTGAGATAGAGAATAAGTTGTCAGCACTGGGTATTAATCATTCAGTTGTTTTCTCTGAAAAACCGAAACATTTTTTTCATGAATTTCCGAAACTTGATTTAGCTGAAACAGACTTCATCACAGTAGTCGGCGGTGACGGATTTATGAATGAAATAGTTAATGGATTCTCAGAGAGAGCAAAGATTCCGTTTCTGCTAATACCAGCCGGGTCAGGCAATGATATCGGGCGATCACTTGATATCAGCGTGAGAAAATTTTTAGAAATTTCGGATTTTAAGATTTTTCGTAAACCGTTTGATATTCTTGAATTGACCTATAATTCTTTTCCGGATGGCTCATTGATTAAAAGAAAATTCTTGAGCAGCTGCGGTGCCGGATTTGATGCAGAAGTAAGCAAACTTAGTTCTGAGAACAAAGTTCTGCGGGGACTCATTTTGTATCTTTATTCAACATTAAAAGCGCTGTTAAAATTAAAACAGTACCGGGGTAAAGTATTATATGGCGAAGGTGAAATTACAGGAGATTTCACTCTAATAACAACCGGAAATACTTCCACTGCGGGCGGGGGATTTAAGCTGACTCCTCATGCTGTGATTGATGACGGACTTGCGGATGTAATGATAGCAGGGAAATGCTCCCGCGCAAAACTCCTTCAGATTTTGCCTTTGGCGATAATTGGCAAACATATTCACCGTCCGGAAGTTACTTACATCCGAACTCAATTTCTTAAACTTTCCACAGAAAATAATGTCCCGCTGCATTCGGATGGAGAATTTCTTTCACCTTCGGCCAACAATATCGAGATACATCTTTTTCCTGAAAAGATAACTTTTATCGTGTACTGA